The proteins below are encoded in one region of Hordeum vulgare subsp. vulgare chromosome 3H, MorexV3_pseudomolecules_assembly, whole genome shotgun sequence:
- the LOC123445625 gene encoding PH, RCC1 and FYVE domains-containing protein 1-like isoform X1, which produces MPTKVAASDVIRVSTSSAPSTSSHGSAQDDCDSSGDVYVWGEVICESSARAGSDVVIKSAVRQDVLLPKPLESNLVLDVYHVDCGVKHAALVTKNGEVFTWGEESGGRLGHGSREDYVRPSLVNSLAVSNVDFVACGEFHTCAVTTAGELYTWGDGTHNIGLLGHGTDISHWIPKRISGALDGLQVAYVSCGTWHTALITTTGQLFTFGDGTFGVLGHGNRESISCPREVESLSGLRTIAVACGVWHTAAVVEVIVTQSSSSLSSGKLFTWGDGDKHRLGHGDKDPRVKPTCVASLIDYDFHRIACGHGLTVGLTTSGQVWSMGNTVYGQLGNPRSDGKLPCLVEEIMGEQVVQVACGSYHVAVLTVKSEVFTWGKGANGRLGHGDIDDRKIPTLVEALRDRAVRHISCGANFTAAICQHKLMPGAEQSQCTSCRQPFGFTRKRHNCHNCGHVHCNACTSRKVLRAALAANPGKPHRVCDSCFLKLNNAIDSSAINKRKDTVPRLSGESNSDTKLAKAIIPSNLDMIRSLDSKAAKQGKKTDALSFLRSPQMSSLLQLRDIALSGGPDMSRPVPRAARTPATRSVNTSRAVSPFSRRPSPPRSTTPVPTTHGLSIAKSATDNLTKKNEMLNQEVERLRGQVDSLRHRCEVQELELQKSAKKVQEAMAMVAEESAKSKAAKEVIKALTAQLKDMAERLPPDDGSDAKQSQFPNGIESHASIYSSMDSVHQSRNESLNALNMPSLNTGRSLHPNGISCQQRSPDVSGNNEVSAHRHRVSSPHDGALSNRRAHSSSDELFASSRRAADSASMDTMSLQNGEDGYKSRGTLSLSSTEVKAEWIEQYEPGVYITLTTLLDGTRDLKRVRFSRRRFGEHQAESWWNENHDKVYERYGVRSSERVSSAASTRSAR; this is translated from the exons ATGCCCACCAAAGTGGCTGCTTCAGATGTCATCAGAGTAAGCACTTCAAGTGCCCCCAGCACATCAAGCCACGGTTCCGCACAAGATGACTGTGATTCCTCAGGCGACGTGTACGTGTGGGGTGAAGTTATCTGTGAAAGCTCTGCAAGAGCTGGTTCTGATGTGGTAATCAAGTCGGCTGTGAGGCAGGATGTCCTACTACCGAAGCCCCTGGAGTCCAATTTAGTTCTTGATGTGTATCATGTGGATTGCGGGGTCAAGCATGCTGCTTTGGTCACGAAGAATGGGgaagtcttcacatggggtgaaGAGTCTGGTGGGCGCCTTGGGCATGGATCACGAGAAGATTATGTTCGCCCCAGCCTAGTCAATTCATTAGCAGTTTCCAATGTGGATTTCGTTGCTTGTGGGGAGTTCCATACTTGTGCTGTGACAACAGCTGGGGAACTTTATACCTGGGGAGATGGAACACACAATATTGGGCTTTTAGGCCATGGTACTGACATAAGCCACTGGATTCCTAAAAGGATTTCAGGGGCACTCGATGGTCTGCAAGTTGCTTATGTTTCTTGTGGAACCTGGCATACAGCCTTGATTACAACAACCGgccagttatttacctttggtgatGGTACTTTTGGAGTTTTAGGCCATGGAAACCGAGAAAGTATTTCATGTCCGAGGGAGGTCGAGTCTTTATCGGGGCTGAGAACAATTGCTGTCGCCTGTGGCGTATGGCACACTGCAGCTGTTGTAGAAGTTATAGTGACTCAGTCGAGTTCAAGCTTATCTTCTGGAAAGCTCTTCACATGGGGAGATGGCGACAAACATCGACTTGGTCACGGTGACAAGGATCCACGAGTTAAGCCGACATGTGTAGCTTCACTTATCGATTACGATTTTCACAGGATAGCATGCGGTCATGGCCTTACTGTGGGTCTGACAACATCTGGACAGGTTTGGAGCATGGGTAATACTGTTTATGGCCAGCTTGGAAATCCTCGTTCAGATGGTAAGCTCCCATGTTTAGTTGAAGAGATTATGGGTGAACAGGTGGTTCAAGTTGCTTGTGGTTCCTACCATGTTGCGGTTTTAACAGTTAAGAGTGAAGTTTTTACATGGGGAAAAGGAGCCAATGGAAGGTTGGGCCATGGAGATATAGACGACAGGAAAATACCTACGCTGGTTGAAGCATTGCGAGACAGAGCTGTTAGGCACATTTCATGTGGTGCGAACTTCACAGCAGCCATATGCCAACATAAGTTGATGCCAGGGGCAGAGCAGTCGCAATGCACCTCATGCAGGCAACCATTTGGGTTCACCCGGAAGAGGCATAATTGCCATAATTGTGGACATGTCCATTGCAATGCGTGCACTTCGCGAAAGGTGTTGAGGGCAGCGTTGGCTGCCAATCCTGGAAAGCCTCACCGTGTTTGTGATTCCTGTTTTCTGAAACTGAACAATGCCATAGACTCTAGTGCGATTAATAAGAGGAAAGATACCGTGCCTCGCCTCTCAGGTGAAAGCAATTCTGATACTAAATTAGCTAAAGCAATCATCCCTAGTAATCTGGATATGATTAGAAGTTTGGATAGCAAGGCAGCAAAACAAGGGAAGAAAACAGATGCGCTTTCATTTCTTCGGTCTCCTCAAATGAGTTCACTTCTTCAGTTGAGAGATATTGCTTTATCTGGTGGGCCTGATATGAGCAGACCGGTTCCAAGAGCAGCTCGCACACCAGCAACTCGATCAGTGAATACTTCCAGGGCTGTCTCCCCTTTCTCTCGTAGGCCTAGCCCGCCACGTTCTACCACACCAGTTCCGACAACTCATGGCCTTTCTATTGCGAAAAGTGCCACTGACAATCTTACGAAAAAGAATGAGATGTTAAATCAGGAAGTTGAAAGACTCCGTGGACAG GTCGATAGTCTGAGGCACCGGTGTGAGGTTCAAGAACTTGAGCTACAGAAGTCTGCTAAGAAAGTACAGGAGGCCATGGCGATGGTTGCAGAGGAGTCTGCGAAGTCCAAAGCTGCAAAGGAAGTCATAAAAGCCCTAACAGCACAG CTCAAGGATATGGCTGAAAGACTGCCTCCAGATGATGGCAGTGATGCAAAGCAGTCACAGTTTCCAAATGGAATCGAGTCTCATGCTTCCATTTACTCTAGCATGGATTCGGTACACCAGTCACGAAATGAGTCTCTCAATGCATTGAACATGCCTAGCCTGAACACTGGACGATCGTTGCACCCAAACGGGATCTCATGTCAACAGAGGTCGCCAGATGTTAGTGGAAATAATGAAGTGAGTGCTCACAGACATAGGGTTTCAAGCCCCCATGATGGTGCACTTTCGAATCGAAGAGCACACAGCAGTAGTGATGAATTATTCGCCTCTAGCCGCAGAGCAGCTGATAGTGCTAGCATGGATACTATGTCCCTCCAAAATGGCGAGGATGGTTACAAATCTAGAGGTACGTTGTCACTGTCCAGTACCGAAGTTAAGGCCGAATGGATTGAACAGTATGAACCAGGTGTATACATCACACTGACAACGCTTCTTGATGGGACTCGGGATCTGAAGAGGGTACGCTTCAG CCGAAGACGGTTCGGCGAGCATCAAGCGGAGAGCTGGTGGAACGAGAACCACGACAAGGTCTACGAGCGGTACGGCGTGAGGAGCTCCGAGCGAGTGTCGTCGGCCGCGTCGACCCGGTCAGCTCGGTGA
- the LOC123445626 gene encoding protein MITOFERRINLIKE 1, chloroplastic — protein MWLIIKTPRAGSIILLESHSTAPDPTARRHRIPRGGAGEMPSSTRPREPPLSVALPGAGRSQDFPSLFSDLTSLLLHHSPSAPHGRAPVFSSSTLSIPLPAPTPTPAPAAPAQVPTPLERAAIGACAGAAAGAFTYAALLPLDAVKTRLQAGAASRGSWQVFADILRTDGPLGLYRGLSAVIIGSATSSAIYFGTCELAKSLLRSHLPPFLVPPLAGASGNISSSAIMVPKELITQRLQSGAATGRSWQVLLQILQTDGFFGLYAGYAATLLRNLPAGVLSYSSFEYLKAFALSKSNAPNLTPGESVLCGALAGAISAGLTTPLDVVKTRLMTRVGAQGSRTVVGTMQEVIAEEGLMGLSRGIGPRVLHSACFAAIGYCAFETARLMILKSYLESCERKAADEMKTGVAAA, from the coding sequence ATGTGGTTAATAATCAAGACACCACGCGCGGGCAGCATTATCCTCCTCGAATCTCACTCCACCGCTCCAGATCCCACCGCCCGCCGCCACCGAATCCcccgcggcggcgccggcgagatgCCGTCGTCGACCCGCCCGAGGGAGCCGCCGCTCTCCGTCGCGCTCCCGGGCGCCGGCCGCTCGCAGGACTTCCCCTCGCTCTTCTCCGACCTCACctcgctcctcctccaccactcgccctccgccccccacGGCCGCGCCccggtcttctcctcctccacgctctccatccccctccccgcccccacccccacccccgctcccgcCGCTCCGGCGCAGGTGCCGACGCCGCTCGAGCGGGCGGCCATCGGGGCGtgcgcgggggcggcggcgggggccttCACCTACGCGGCGCTGCTGCCGCTCGACGCCGTCAAGACGCGGCTCCAGGCGGGGGCGGCCTCGCGGGGCTCCTGGCAGGTGTTCGCCGACATCCTCCGCACGGACGGGCCCCTCGGCCTCTACCGCGGCCTCTCCGCCGTCATCATCggctccgccacctcctccgccATCTACTTCGGCACCTGCGAGCTCGCCAAGTCGCTGCTCCGCTCGCACCTGCCGCCCTTCCTCGTGCCCCCGCTCGCCGGCGCCAGCGGCAACATCTCCTCCTCCGCCATCATGGTGCCCAAGGAGCTCATCACGCAGCGCCTCCAGTCGGGCGCCGCCACGGGCCGCTCCTGGCAGGTGCTGCTCCAGATCCTCCAGACCGACGGCTTCTTCGGCCTCTACGCGGGCTACGCCGCCACGCTCCTCCGCAACCTCCCCGCCGGCGTGCTCAGCTACTCCTCCTTCGAGTACCTCAAGGCCTTCGCCCTCAGCAAGAGCAACGCCCCCAACCTGACGCCGGGGGAGAGCGTGCTCTGCGGCGCCCTCGCCGGCGCGATATCCGCGGGGCTCACCACCCCGCTCGACGTCGTCAAGACGCGGCTGATGACCAGGGTGGGCGCCCAGGGGAGCCGCACGGTCGTGGGCACGATGCAGGAGGTCATCGCCGAGGAAGGCCTGATGGGCCTGTCCCGGGGGATCGGACCGAGGGTCCTGCACAGCGCATGCTTCGCTGCGATTGGCTACTGCGCATTTGAGACGGCCAGGCTCATGATCCTCAAGTCGTACCTCGAATCGTGCGAAAGGAAAGCCGCGGACGAGATGAAGACCGGAGTTGCCGCTGCTTGA
- the LOC123445625 gene encoding PH, RCC1 and FYVE domains-containing protein 1-like isoform X2 translates to MPTKVAASDVIRVSTSSAPSTSSHGSAQDDCDSSGDVYVWGEVICESSARAGSDVVIKSAVRQDVLLPKPLESNLVLDVYHVDCGVKHAALVTKNGEVFTWGEESGGRLGHGSREDYVRPSLVNSLAVSNVDFVACGEFHTCAVTTAGELYTWGDGTHNIGLLGHGTDISHWIPKRISGALDGLQVAYVSCGTWHTALITTTGQLFTFGDGTFGVLGHGNRESISCPREVESLSGLRTIAVACGVWHTAAVVEVIVTQSSSSLSSGKLFTWGDGDKHRLGHGDKDPRVKPTCVASLIDYDFHRIACGHGLTVGLTTSGQVWSMGNTVYGQLGNPRSDGKLPCLVEEIMGEQVVQVACGSYHVAVLTVKSEVFTWGKGANGRLGHGDIDDRKIPTLVEALRDRAVRHISCGANFTAAICQHKLMPGAEQSQCTSCRQPFGFTRKRHNCHNCGHVHCNACTSRKVLRAALAANPGKPHRVCDSCFLKLNNAIDSSAINKRKDTVPRLSGESNSDTKLAKAIIPSNLDMIRSLDSKAAKQGKKTDALSFLRSPQMSSLLQLRDIALSGGPDMSRPVPRAARTPATRSVNTSRAVSPFSRRPSPPRSTTPVPTTHGLSIAKSATDNLTKKNEMLNQEVERLRGQVDSLRHRCEVQELELQKSAKKVQEAMAMVAEESAKSKAAKEVIKALTAQLKDMAERLPPDDGSDAKQSQFPNGIESHASIYSSMDSVHQSRNESLNALNMPSLNTGRSLHPNGISCQQRSPDVSGNNEVSAHRHRVSSPHDGALSNRRAHSSSDELFASSRRAADSASMDTMSLQNGEDGYKSREGTLQPKTVRRASSGELVEREPRQGLRAVRREELRASVVGRVDPVSSVT, encoded by the exons ATGCCCACCAAAGTGGCTGCTTCAGATGTCATCAGAGTAAGCACTTCAAGTGCCCCCAGCACATCAAGCCACGGTTCCGCACAAGATGACTGTGATTCCTCAGGCGACGTGTACGTGTGGGGTGAAGTTATCTGTGAAAGCTCTGCAAGAGCTGGTTCTGATGTGGTAATCAAGTCGGCTGTGAGGCAGGATGTCCTACTACCGAAGCCCCTGGAGTCCAATTTAGTTCTTGATGTGTATCATGTGGATTGCGGGGTCAAGCATGCTGCTTTGGTCACGAAGAATGGGgaagtcttcacatggggtgaaGAGTCTGGTGGGCGCCTTGGGCATGGATCACGAGAAGATTATGTTCGCCCCAGCCTAGTCAATTCATTAGCAGTTTCCAATGTGGATTTCGTTGCTTGTGGGGAGTTCCATACTTGTGCTGTGACAACAGCTGGGGAACTTTATACCTGGGGAGATGGAACACACAATATTGGGCTTTTAGGCCATGGTACTGACATAAGCCACTGGATTCCTAAAAGGATTTCAGGGGCACTCGATGGTCTGCAAGTTGCTTATGTTTCTTGTGGAACCTGGCATACAGCCTTGATTACAACAACCGgccagttatttacctttggtgatGGTACTTTTGGAGTTTTAGGCCATGGAAACCGAGAAAGTATTTCATGTCCGAGGGAGGTCGAGTCTTTATCGGGGCTGAGAACAATTGCTGTCGCCTGTGGCGTATGGCACACTGCAGCTGTTGTAGAAGTTATAGTGACTCAGTCGAGTTCAAGCTTATCTTCTGGAAAGCTCTTCACATGGGGAGATGGCGACAAACATCGACTTGGTCACGGTGACAAGGATCCACGAGTTAAGCCGACATGTGTAGCTTCACTTATCGATTACGATTTTCACAGGATAGCATGCGGTCATGGCCTTACTGTGGGTCTGACAACATCTGGACAGGTTTGGAGCATGGGTAATACTGTTTATGGCCAGCTTGGAAATCCTCGTTCAGATGGTAAGCTCCCATGTTTAGTTGAAGAGATTATGGGTGAACAGGTGGTTCAAGTTGCTTGTGGTTCCTACCATGTTGCGGTTTTAACAGTTAAGAGTGAAGTTTTTACATGGGGAAAAGGAGCCAATGGAAGGTTGGGCCATGGAGATATAGACGACAGGAAAATACCTACGCTGGTTGAAGCATTGCGAGACAGAGCTGTTAGGCACATTTCATGTGGTGCGAACTTCACAGCAGCCATATGCCAACATAAGTTGATGCCAGGGGCAGAGCAGTCGCAATGCACCTCATGCAGGCAACCATTTGGGTTCACCCGGAAGAGGCATAATTGCCATAATTGTGGACATGTCCATTGCAATGCGTGCACTTCGCGAAAGGTGTTGAGGGCAGCGTTGGCTGCCAATCCTGGAAAGCCTCACCGTGTTTGTGATTCCTGTTTTCTGAAACTGAACAATGCCATAGACTCTAGTGCGATTAATAAGAGGAAAGATACCGTGCCTCGCCTCTCAGGTGAAAGCAATTCTGATACTAAATTAGCTAAAGCAATCATCCCTAGTAATCTGGATATGATTAGAAGTTTGGATAGCAAGGCAGCAAAACAAGGGAAGAAAACAGATGCGCTTTCATTTCTTCGGTCTCCTCAAATGAGTTCACTTCTTCAGTTGAGAGATATTGCTTTATCTGGTGGGCCTGATATGAGCAGACCGGTTCCAAGAGCAGCTCGCACACCAGCAACTCGATCAGTGAATACTTCCAGGGCTGTCTCCCCTTTCTCTCGTAGGCCTAGCCCGCCACGTTCTACCACACCAGTTCCGACAACTCATGGCCTTTCTATTGCGAAAAGTGCCACTGACAATCTTACGAAAAAGAATGAGATGTTAAATCAGGAAGTTGAAAGACTCCGTGGACAG GTCGATAGTCTGAGGCACCGGTGTGAGGTTCAAGAACTTGAGCTACAGAAGTCTGCTAAGAAAGTACAGGAGGCCATGGCGATGGTTGCAGAGGAGTCTGCGAAGTCCAAAGCTGCAAAGGAAGTCATAAAAGCCCTAACAGCACAG CTCAAGGATATGGCTGAAAGACTGCCTCCAGATGATGGCAGTGATGCAAAGCAGTCACAGTTTCCAAATGGAATCGAGTCTCATGCTTCCATTTACTCTAGCATGGATTCGGTACACCAGTCACGAAATGAGTCTCTCAATGCATTGAACATGCCTAGCCTGAACACTGGACGATCGTTGCACCCAAACGGGATCTCATGTCAACAGAGGTCGCCAGATGTTAGTGGAAATAATGAAGTGAGTGCTCACAGACATAGGGTTTCAAGCCCCCATGATGGTGCACTTTCGAATCGAAGAGCACACAGCAGTAGTGATGAATTATTCGCCTCTAGCCGCAGAGCAGCTGATAGTGCTAGCATGGATACTATGTCCCTCCAAAATGGCGAGGATGGTTACAAATCTAGAG AGGGTACGCTTCAG CCGAAGACGGTTCGGCGAGCATCAAGCGGAGAGCTGGTGGAACGAGAACCACGACAAGGTCTACGAGCGGTACGGCGTGAGGAGCTCCGAGCGAGTGTCGTCGGCCGCGTCGACCCGGTCAGCTCGGTGACCTGA